The sequence GAGTCGATTCGCGTGCACCCGCTCCCGGGCCGCCGTCGCCTTCTTGCCGAGGGCATCGACGGCCGCCTCCGCGGTCGTCGCGGGCAGCTGGATCGGCCCGACCTCGACGCCCGCTTCCAGCCCGGGCATGCTCTTGCGCATCCCCGGCGTGTTCGTCGGTCCCGGTACGAACGCGAGCACGTCGACGTGCTTCGGTTGCAGCTCGTACCAGAGGCTCTCGCCCAGAACGAGGTTGAAGGCCTTGGTCGCGGCGTAGTTCGCGTAGCCGGGCGAGCCCTGGAGCGCCGTTCCGGAGGCGATCAGGATCACGCCACCGCGACCCCGCTCGGCCATCTCGCGACCGAAGTGATGGGTGAGCGTCGTCGCCGCCTGGCAGTTCACGTCGACGGCGCGTTGGAGCTCCTCGAGGTCCGCTTCGAGGAAGGGCCCCTCGAGGCCGATCGCCGCGTTGCAGATCA is a genomic window of bacterium containing:
- a CDS encoding SDR family NAD(P)-dependent oxidoreductase gives rise to the protein MSDERIKVGAKKARDFRERYGPVALVTGAAQGIGRAFADSVAARGLDVLMIDVQEEALDVAAREVAETYEVSTWAVPTDLARRDFLGGVEAIVTRVGLEVGLVICNAAIGLEGPFLEADLEELQRAVDVNCQAATTLTHHFGREMAERGRGGVILIASGTALQGSPGYANYAATKAFNLVLGESLWYELQPKHVDVLAFVPGPTNTPGMRKSMPGLEAGVEVGPIQLPATTAEAAVDALGKKATAARERVHANRLASRRRAADEFVEEQAARRAPKVEAPPTGE